In Sporosarcina sp. PTS2304, a genomic segment contains:
- a CDS encoding DnaD domain-containing protein — MQQEERLNIWIEQGNVSISQLFFQQYKQLLISDTDAMLILHIIAFQGQGNYFPTPTEIASRMQQPEKHVTDSLQRLMRKGLFTIEQSTDEHKVLHEKFSLLPLWNRLLDVLDKQKRQSAEQQTKLAEGEVYSLFEQEFGRFLSPMECETIGMWIDKDGHSPEIIRAALKEAVLAQKMSLRYIDRILFEWKKKNVKTMRDVDQQTRAFRPIVAATAEQPQQTIKQVPFYNWLGATRWTTSA; from the coding sequence ATGCAGCAAGAAGAAAGGCTAAACATTTGGATTGAGCAGGGAAATGTCTCCATTTCCCAGCTCTTTTTTCAACAGTATAAACAACTGCTAATTTCAGATACAGACGCTATGTTGATTTTGCATATTATCGCGTTTCAAGGACAGGGGAATTACTTTCCTACACCCACTGAAATTGCGAGCCGAATGCAACAACCGGAGAAACATGTTACGGACAGCTTGCAACGTTTAATGCGAAAAGGATTATTTACGATTGAACAAAGTACCGATGAACATAAAGTATTACATGAAAAATTTTCATTGCTTCCTTTATGGAATCGTTTGTTAGATGTGCTGGACAAGCAAAAACGGCAATCGGCTGAACAACAAACGAAACTTGCAGAAGGGGAAGTGTACTCGCTGTTTGAGCAAGAGTTCGGACGCTTCCTATCGCCGATGGAATGCGAAACGATTGGCATGTGGATTGATAAGGACGGTCATTCACCAGAAATTATTCGCGCAGCTTTAAAAGAAGCAGTACTCGCGCAAAAAATGAGCTTACGGTACATCGATCGAATTTTATTTGAATGGAAGAAGAAAAATGTCAAAACAATGCGAGATGTAGATCAACAAACTCGCGCGTTTCGTCCGATCGTCGCTGCTACGGCAGAGCAACCACAACAAACGATCAAGCAGGTCCCTTTTTATAATTGGTTAGGTGCGACACGTTGGACTACAAGTGCATAA
- the ltrA gene encoding group II intron reverse transcriptase/maturase has product MNANQRYWEYYGLQETFDTLYTGSKEGKTFNRLYELVISENNILLAYRTIKSNKGSKTAGVDTHTIDKFKEMNKNDFVSYIRDALKDYKPKAVKRVLIPKPNGDLRPLGIPTLTDRIIQQMIKQVIEPICEAKFFKHSYGFRPQRSTHHAISRCVYIINHSKTHYAVDIDIKGFFDNVNHSLLIKQLWNIGIRDKIILRIISKMLKAPIKGLGIPTKGTPQGGILSPLLSNVMLHDLDTWVADQWEGFNTKHPYKSNSDRFAAQKKTRLKIGYMIRYADDFKILTNSYNSAKKWFHAVEQYLKQRLKLDISKDKSKIINLRRNKSEFLGFSIGTFPKRNKSLASTKLNKKKADSIKKNARELIRTLSKEPNARNAMRFNSFVLGLHNYFKIGSHIYNDFARIGYDIQISMRNRLKHSGKFEVPTKPPPTFKKFFNGRFKTWKIADVYLYPMADLKTTIPINFNQKITPFTIEGRALIYKNLKKNVGTEIQKLLKTNDPTSTTEYFDNRLSRYSMKEGQCEVTQAFLTADEVHCHHVTPKHLGGDDAFNNLLIVHKFVHTLIHATKEETINKYLNLIKPNLKQLTRINQYRLKCNLTKI; this is encoded by the coding sequence TTGAACGCAAATCAAAGATATTGGGAATACTATGGGTTGCAGGAAACCTTCGATACCTTATATACGGGTAGTAAAGAAGGGAAAACATTTAATAGGTTATACGAACTTGTCATATCAGAAAACAATATTCTTCTCGCATACAGAACCATAAAAAGTAATAAAGGCTCTAAAACAGCTGGTGTTGATACTCATACCATTGATAAATTTAAAGAAATGAACAAAAATGATTTTGTCTCTTACATCAGGGACGCACTAAAGGATTACAAGCCCAAAGCCGTTAAGAGGGTTCTCATTCCAAAACCTAATGGTGATTTACGTCCACTTGGAATACCGACTCTTACAGATCGGATTATCCAACAGATGATCAAACAAGTCATTGAACCGATTTGTGAAGCTAAGTTCTTTAAACATAGTTATGGATTTAGACCACAACGCAGTACACATCATGCTATATCAAGATGTGTCTATATCATCAACCACTCCAAAACGCATTATGCGGTGGATATTGATATTAAAGGTTTCTTTGATAATGTTAATCACTCGTTATTGATTAAACAACTTTGGAATATTGGAATCCGTGACAAAATCATACTAAGAATCATCTCGAAAATGCTGAAAGCACCAATTAAGGGCTTAGGAATACCGACCAAAGGAACACCACAAGGCGGTATCTTATCTCCCCTATTATCGAATGTGATGTTACATGACCTCGATACTTGGGTAGCTGATCAATGGGAAGGATTCAACACTAAGCATCCGTATAAAAGTAACTCAGACCGTTTTGCAGCCCAAAAGAAAACGAGGCTAAAGATTGGCTATATGATTCGATATGCTGATGATTTTAAAATTTTAACAAACAGCTATAATTCTGCTAAGAAATGGTTTCACGCAGTGGAGCAATATCTAAAGCAGAGGTTAAAATTAGACATTTCTAAGGACAAGTCAAAAATCATCAATCTTAGGCGGAATAAATCGGAATTTCTAGGGTTTTCAATAGGAACATTTCCTAAAAGGAACAAAAGCTTGGCTTCTACTAAGTTAAACAAGAAGAAAGCTGATAGCATCAAGAAGAATGCCAGGGAGTTAATCAGAACACTTAGCAAAGAACCGAATGCTAGGAATGCTATGCGATTTAACTCGTTTGTTCTAGGTCTGCACAATTACTTTAAAATTGGTTCTCATATTTACAATGATTTTGCGAGAATTGGTTATGATATACAAATTAGTATGAGAAATAGGTTAAAACACTCTGGGAAATTTGAGGTCCCAACGAAACCACCGCCTACTTTTAAAAAGTTTTTCAATGGCAGGTTTAAAACATGGAAAATAGCCGACGTATACCTTTATCCGATGGCTGACCTTAAAACAACAATTCCAATCAATTTTAACCAAAAGATTACACCCTTCACAATTGAGGGAAGGGCTTTAATCTATAAAAACCTAAAGAAAAATGTTGGTACTGAAATACAGAAGTTATTAAAGACAAATGATCCCACAAGTACCACTGAATACTTCGATAATAGGTTATCAAGATATTCAATGAAAGAAGGTCAATGTGAGGTCACACAAGCTTTTCTAACGGCTGATGAAGTACATTGCCATCATGTAACACCTAAACATCTAGGTGGTGATGATGCCTTCAACAACCTGCTAATCGTCCATAAATTTGTGCATACATTAATTCATGCTACGAAGGAAGAGACGATTAACAAATATCTTAACCTTATTAAACCAAACCTTAAACAACTCACAAGAATTAACCAATACCGTTTGAAATGTAATTTAACTAAAATTTAA
- a CDS encoding DUF5590 domain-containing protein, whose product MLNWIKFLSVFLLTLFVTITIFVLYQANKPFASSQEHAIEVVLNAGELVTVEDTTSYRGNSSLIAVYGTDRKGKFKALLVDEKSSEIVRTVTPSKGITKQQATAIVKKEKPVKKILHTSLGMEKDRLLWEVCFISEDDTLNYAYLDFTDGKWQKQIMNL is encoded by the coding sequence ATGCTTAATTGGATTAAATTTCTATCCGTTTTTTTACTCACCCTTTTTGTCACGATTACAATTTTTGTTTTGTATCAAGCGAATAAACCTTTCGCTTCATCACAAGAACATGCCATTGAAGTCGTTTTAAATGCAGGGGAACTTGTCACTGTTGAGGATACGACGAGCTACCGCGGCAATTCTTCATTGATTGCGGTATATGGCACAGACAGAAAAGGTAAATTTAAAGCGTTACTAGTGGACGAAAAGTCTTCAGAAATTGTCCGTACAGTAACACCTTCAAAAGGTATTACGAAACAACAAGCTACTGCCATCGTAAAAAAGGAAAAGCCTGTCAAAAAGATTCTTCACACATCACTCGGAATGGAAAAAGATAGACTGCTCTGGGAAGTATGTTTCATAAGTGAAGATGATACGTTGAATTACGCTTATCTAGATTTTACCGATGGAAAGTGGCAAAAACAAATTATGAATTTATAA
- the dinG gene encoding ATP-dependent DNA helicase DinG codes for MFTSKYAVVDLETTGHSPLKGDRIIQIAIVFIENNQITNTYMRYVHPGRSIPPFIHQLTSIGDDDVADAPPFEAIAQEVTDLLAGNIFVAHNTDFDLSFLQKELARCGVSAWHGKKVDTVELAKIVYPSLPSYRLQDIAESLNISLKQAHRADDDAEATALFLLKALEKIEKLPKETLSRLHERSFALKSDISSLVFEALKRARGKESETRYSLFRGIPFRSERDEVILGDAPFAFPASSIQKQDLLRQINPAYELRTGQAELMDLAWEAFTEKSQIAVELPTGVGKTIGYLIPAILRSYETSKPVVVSTYTNHLVDTLAEEIEKLEKALNIPVPLTVIKGMSNYISLGKFEELLQFNDEVYDDSMTIMQVLVWLTETTTGDLDEINVSGGGQLFIDRIRKRSMKVKKDEKIADFYSRNLSRCKKSVILVTNHAMLMNDKDRHEPLFHSLGGLVVDEAHQMNQAAIQIHEQVFSYTHWKYVMGQLHTFSNGQLLFDMQEILTRFHFNYKYSTERLLDSYEAFMAAFDECMMMLANSKPHMRHSTRSVEIFDDSLRAHPCFRKVLKKMNDYMSIAENYSAPIRSIASELTLLEQATSNEWQYWLHEMKIKAGEWVELFLDEQQPGTTMWMEKDSRSLPGSLRIKKSPIYSGTVVQSFVQPLAGETGIVWTSGTLTAGQDRRFVLQQLGVSDDIPLYTFDAPANFYAGAHTFIVEDMPDIQQVSNEEYIEAVADALIQTAVAIDGRVFALFLSHDMLKKTHESILDSGSLEDDFVLIAQGVSSGSRHKLLKTFKQQEKAILFGTTSFWEGVDVPSEQLSAVVIVRLPFTSPEEPLFKARSAALSNEQKNAFTQLGLPEAILRFRQGFGRLIRSSDEQGFFIILDRRIDTKSYGKSFLQALPQSDVKKVSVQALVNEIENCYNE; via the coding sequence ATGTTCACAAGCAAATATGCAGTTGTTGATCTGGAAACGACGGGTCATTCTCCTTTAAAAGGCGATCGGATCATTCAAATCGCAATTGTTTTCATTGAAAACAACCAAATAACGAATACATATATGCGTTACGTTCATCCAGGGCGTTCTATACCGCCGTTTATTCATCAGTTGACGTCGATTGGCGATGATGATGTGGCGGATGCTCCCCCGTTTGAAGCAATTGCTCAGGAAGTGACGGATTTGCTTGCGGGCAATATTTTTGTTGCGCATAATACAGATTTTGATCTTTCATTTTTACAAAAAGAATTAGCACGTTGTGGTGTGTCCGCTTGGCATGGTAAAAAAGTAGATACAGTAGAACTGGCAAAAATAGTCTATCCCTCCTTACCTAGCTATCGATTACAAGATATTGCAGAATCATTAAATATTTCATTGAAGCAAGCACACCGAGCCGATGATGATGCGGAAGCAACTGCTTTATTTTTATTGAAAGCACTTGAGAAAATAGAGAAATTACCGAAAGAGACGCTGAGTCGTCTGCATGAACGTTCGTTTGCGTTGAAATCAGATATCTCCTCGTTAGTATTTGAAGCGTTAAAACGTGCCCGTGGGAAAGAGTCAGAGACACGATACTCACTGTTTCGGGGAATTCCATTTCGTAGTGAACGTGATGAAGTAATTCTAGGGGATGCGCCATTTGCTTTTCCGGCATCGAGTATACAAAAACAGGATCTTTTACGACAAATCAATCCAGCGTATGAATTGAGGACTGGGCAAGCGGAACTGATGGATTTGGCTTGGGAAGCATTTACTGAAAAGAGCCAAATTGCCGTCGAACTGCCGACAGGTGTAGGGAAGACGATTGGCTATTTGATCCCTGCCATTTTGCGTTCTTACGAGACGTCTAAACCTGTAGTCGTCAGCACGTATACGAACCATCTTGTAGATACATTGGCAGAAGAAATCGAGAAGCTGGAGAAGGCACTGAATATACCTGTGCCATTGACAGTGATTAAAGGCATGTCGAATTATATTTCACTAGGTAAATTTGAAGAATTACTACAATTCAATGACGAGGTCTACGATGATTCGATGACCATCATGCAAGTGCTCGTTTGGTTAACAGAGACGACTACGGGTGACTTGGATGAGATCAACGTGTCAGGTGGAGGTCAGCTATTCATCGATCGAATTCGAAAGCGCTCCATGAAAGTGAAAAAAGATGAAAAAATTGCAGACTTTTATTCGCGAAATTTGAGTCGCTGCAAGAAATCCGTCATTTTGGTAACGAATCATGCGATGTTGATGAATGATAAAGATCGGCATGAACCGTTATTTCATTCGCTTGGCGGACTAGTAGTGGATGAGGCTCATCAGATGAATCAGGCAGCTATTCAAATACACGAACAAGTATTTTCTTATACTCATTGGAAGTATGTCATGGGCCAGTTACATACGTTCAGTAATGGGCAATTACTATTTGATATGCAAGAAATTTTGACACGTTTCCATTTCAACTATAAATATTCAACAGAACGTTTACTAGATTCTTACGAAGCGTTTATGGCGGCATTTGATGAATGTATGATGATGCTGGCAAACAGCAAGCCACATATGCGGCATAGTACTCGTTCGGTGGAAATTTTTGATGATTCATTACGTGCGCATCCATGTTTTAGAAAAGTTCTAAAAAAAATGAATGATTATATGTCTATCGCTGAGAACTATAGTGCACCGATCCGATCGATTGCTAGTGAGTTAACATTATTGGAGCAAGCGACAAGCAATGAATGGCAGTACTGGCTTCATGAGATGAAAATCAAAGCCGGCGAATGGGTGGAGCTGTTTTTAGATGAACAGCAGCCAGGCACGACGATGTGGATGGAAAAAGATAGTCGAAGCTTACCCGGAAGTTTGCGCATTAAGAAAAGTCCGATCTACAGTGGGACTGTTGTCCAATCATTCGTTCAGCCATTGGCAGGAGAGACGGGTATTGTCTGGACGTCGGGTACATTGACAGCGGGGCAAGACAGACGTTTTGTATTGCAGCAACTGGGTGTGTCTGACGATATTCCGTTGTACACATTCGATGCACCTGCTAATTTTTACGCTGGCGCTCATACGTTTATTGTAGAAGATATGCCCGATATCCAACAAGTGTCCAATGAAGAGTATATTGAAGCGGTGGCAGATGCGTTGATTCAAACAGCGGTTGCGATTGACGGTCGTGTATTTGCGTTATTCCTTTCGCATGACATGTTAAAGAAAACACATGAATCTATTCTGGACAGTGGTTCATTGGAAGATGATTTCGTGCTTATTGCACAAGGGGTCAGCTCGGGTAGTCGCCATAAATTATTGAAAACATTCAAGCAACAAGAAAAGGCAATTTTATTCGGCACGACGAGTTTTTGGGAAGGAGTCGATGTGCCGAGTGAACAACTATCGGCTGTCGTAATCGTCCGTTTACCGTTTACTTCTCCTGAAGAACCATTATTCAAAGCACGATCGGCCGCGCTTTCCAACGAACAGAAAAACGCATTTACACAGTTGGGATTACCAGAAGCGATCCTTCGTTTCCGACAAGGATTCGGTCGATTGATCCGTTCTTCCGACGAACAAGGATTCTTTATCATACTGGATCGCCGAATTGACACGAAATCATACGGCAAATCATTTTTACAAGCATTGCCACAATCAGATGTCAAAAAAGTATCTGTACAAGCGCTGGTGAACGAGATCGAAAATTGCTATAATGAATGA
- a CDS encoding YpoC family protein — MKADKLKNCVQHTLIQWEQQKPELERVYREREEKRMDLLQPAIDQLKSLIESSGLVENSYTGKKHFTLAPNNYEERIEFIQQQHTSHYSLIQLTMLYDEVKKKAARLRVQQ; from the coding sequence ATGAAAGCTGATAAATTAAAGAATTGTGTACAGCATACTCTTATACAATGGGAACAGCAAAAGCCGGAGTTGGAAAGAGTATACAGAGAGCGTGAAGAAAAACGGATGGACTTATTACAGCCGGCGATCGATCAATTGAAATCGTTAATCGAAAGTAGCGGACTCGTAGAGAATTCCTATACAGGAAAGAAACATTTCACGCTAGCTCCCAATAATTATGAGGAGCGTATCGAGTTCATTCAACAGCAACATACGAGCCATTATTCATTAATTCAATTAACGATGTTGTATGACGAAGTGAAAAAGAAAGCTGCTCGTTTACGCGTGCAACAATGA
- the nth gene encoding endonuclease III translates to MLTKTQWQFCLQTFDEMFPDAHCELVHKNPFELLIATLLSAQCTDVLVNRVTADLFQKYTTPEDYVGVPNEELQQDIRSIGLYRNKSKNIQALSEQLIEDHGGEVPASRDTMMTLPGVGRKTANVVVSNAFGVPALAVDTHVERVAKRLGMNRWKDRPIDVEEKIMRWTPMEKWTQTHHQVIFFGRYHCKAQNPNCPECPLLHLCREGKKRMKAK, encoded by the coding sequence ATGTTAACAAAAACGCAATGGCAATTTTGTCTGCAAACGTTTGACGAAATGTTTCCCGATGCCCACTGTGAACTCGTGCATAAAAATCCTTTTGAATTACTCATTGCTACACTTTTATCCGCTCAATGTACCGACGTTTTAGTGAATCGTGTTACTGCTGATTTATTCCAAAAATATACGACACCGGAAGATTATGTAGGTGTGCCGAATGAAGAACTACAACAGGATATTCGTTCGATCGGACTGTACCGCAATAAATCAAAAAATATTCAAGCATTGAGTGAGCAATTAATTGAAGATCATGGAGGGGAAGTTCCTGCAAGCCGTGATACGATGATGACGTTGCCTGGAGTCGGAAGAAAAACGGCAAATGTTGTCGTCTCTAACGCATTCGGTGTACCTGCCTTAGCTGTAGATACGCATGTAGAGCGTGTCGCAAAGCGTTTAGGCATGAATCGCTGGAAAGATCGACCGATTGACGTAGAAGAAAAAATTATGCGTTGGACGCCAATGGAGAAATGGACGCAAACTCATCATCAAGTCATTTTCTTTGGTCGCTATCACTGCAAAGCTCAAAATCCAAATTGTCCTGAATGTCCACTCTTGCATTTGTGTCGAGAAGGTAAGAAAAGGATGAAAGCAAAATGA
- the panD gene encoding aspartate 1-decarboxylase → MFRMMMNGKLHRATVTEANLNYVGSITIDAALLDAAGMLPNEKVQIVNNNNGARFETYIIEGERGSGVICVNGAAARLVQPGDIVIILSYVYMTDEEARTHTPNVLIMDENNRVKEVITEKPGVAIY, encoded by the coding sequence ATGTTTAGAATGATGATGAATGGAAAACTTCACCGTGCGACAGTAACCGAGGCTAATTTAAACTACGTAGGAAGTATTACAATTGACGCGGCATTGCTTGACGCGGCAGGTATGTTGCCGAATGAAAAGGTGCAAATTGTAAATAATAATAATGGAGCGCGATTTGAGACGTATATTATAGAAGGGGAGCGCGGCAGTGGCGTAATTTGTGTTAACGGTGCAGCGGCACGTCTCGTTCAACCAGGTGACATTGTTATTATTTTATCTTATGTATATATGACGGATGAAGAAGCTCGTACGCATACGCCGAATGTATTAATTATGGATGAGAATAATCGTGTCAAAGAAGTTATTACGGAAAAGCCGGGCGTGGCGATATATTAA
- a CDS encoding pyridoxal phosphate-dependent aminotransferase: MRKQLASRVNTLSPSTTLAITAKAKEMKASGIDIVGLGAGEPDYNTPENILQAAYQSMKDGKTKYTPSGGLPELKDAIIDKLKRDQQLTYERNEIMVGIGAKHVLFTLFQVILDKEDEVIIPAPYWVSYPEQVKLAEGVPVYIEGTAKEQFKVSAKQIADAVTEKTKAVIINSPGNPTGMLYTKEELQEIADVCREKDIWIISDEIYEKLVYQGRTHVSIAQLSDDAKERTLIINGVSKSHSMTGWRIGYIAGDAEVVAAMTNLASHSTSNPVTTSQYAAIEAYNGPQDAVEMMRQAFESRLNQAYPKLAAIPGFHVLKPQGAFYFLPDVREAMEKTGYATVDDFAKALLTEANVAVIPGSGFGSNTTIRLSYATSIEQLEKGIERIDQFVREHWIA, from the coding sequence TTGAGAAAACAATTAGCATCTAGGGTGAATACATTATCACCATCTACAACATTAGCGATTACAGCGAAAGCGAAAGAAATGAAAGCATCCGGCATCGACATCGTAGGACTTGGAGCAGGAGAGCCGGACTATAATACACCTGAAAATATTTTACAGGCTGCGTACCAGTCGATGAAAGATGGCAAGACAAAATACACTCCTTCGGGCGGTCTTCCGGAGCTAAAAGATGCAATAATTGATAAACTAAAAAGAGATCAGCAACTAACCTATGAACGCAATGAGATAATGGTAGGAATTGGAGCAAAACATGTGCTCTTTACTTTGTTCCAAGTCATACTCGATAAAGAAGATGAAGTTATCATTCCCGCACCTTACTGGGTCAGCTATCCAGAGCAAGTGAAATTGGCGGAAGGTGTACCTGTGTATATTGAAGGCACAGCGAAAGAGCAGTTCAAAGTATCGGCTAAGCAAATCGCGGATGCAGTGACAGAGAAAACAAAAGCAGTCATTATCAATTCACCTGGAAACCCGACAGGCATGCTCTATACGAAAGAAGAGTTGCAAGAAATTGCTGACGTGTGCCGCGAAAAAGATATATGGATCATTTCCGATGAAATATATGAAAAACTCGTGTATCAAGGCCGTACGCACGTTTCGATCGCACAGCTTTCGGATGATGCAAAAGAGCGTACATTGATCATTAATGGCGTATCCAAATCACATTCGATGACAGGCTGGCGAATTGGTTACATTGCAGGGGACGCTGAAGTAGTCGCTGCTATGACGAATTTAGCAAGCCACTCTACTTCCAATCCTGTGACTACTTCACAGTATGCAGCAATAGAAGCGTATAACGGACCACAAGATGCAGTAGAAATGATGCGTCAAGCGTTTGAATCACGTTTAAATCAAGCATACCCTAAATTGGCGGCTATCCCTGGCTTCCATGTATTAAAGCCTCAAGGCGCGTTTTACTTTTTGCCGGATGTTCGAGAAGCTATGGAAAAGACAGGTTATGCTACAGTAGATGACTTTGCAAAGGCTCTACTAACGGAAGCTAATGTAGCAGTCATTCCGGGATCTGGTTTTGGTTCAAACACAACGATTCGCTTATCGTATGCGACATCGATTGAACAACTCGAAAAAGGCATCGAACGGATCGATCAATTTGTCAGGGAACATTGGATAGCGTAA